In the Theobroma cacao cultivar B97-61/B2 chromosome 1, Criollo_cocoa_genome_V2, whole genome shotgun sequence genome, one interval contains:
- the LOC18611393 gene encoding auxin-responsive protein IAA9 isoform X2, translating to MSQPLLGVEEEGQSNVSSPSDDCISQNGLGLKERNYLGLSDCSSVDSSGVSSLTEDNKNNLNLKATELRLGLPGSQSPEREPELCLLNSGKLDEKPLFPLLPSKDGICSSSQKTVVSGNKRGFSDTMDGFSEVKGSVYTEKIWMFPGAGSDSESPQTVGHGKYPGNPGVNVMLSARSSGAQASVKKDGPPNALQERPRAPNGTSLKQTGISNNNSSAPAAKAQVVGWPPIRSFRTKTLATSSKNNDEVDGKPGPGALFIKVSMDGAPYLRKVDLRTYSTYRELSSALEKMFSCFTLGQCGSHGSPGKEILSESKLKDLLHGSEYVLTYEDKDGDWMLVGDVPWEMFIETCKRLKIMKSSDAIGLAKMSICCLDI from the exons ATGTCTCAACCGCTGCTGGGCGTGGAGGAGGAAGGGCAGAGTAATGTTTCTTCTCCCTCTGATGACTGTATCTCCCAGAATGGCTTGGGATTAAAGGAGCGTAATTATCTTGGACTATCAGATTGTTCCTCAGTTGACAGCTCTGGTGTCTCGAGCTTGACAGAGGATAACAAGAACAATCTGAATTTGAAGGCTACAGAGCTGAGGCTTGGTCTTCCTGGATCCCAGTCCCCTGAGAGAGAACCAGAGCTTTGCTTACTGAACTCAGGAAAACTTGATGAGAAACCACTGTTTCCTCTACTTCCTTCTAAAGATGGAATCTGCTCATCATCACAGAAAACTGTTGTTTCTGGAAACAAAAGGGGGTTCTCTGACACCATGGATGGATTCTCAGAGGTGAAAGGCTCTGTGTACACTGAAAAAATTTGGATGTTTCCTGGAGCTGGTTCTGATTCTGAATCTCCACAAACTGTGGGACACGGAAAATATCCTGGTAATCCAGGGGTCAATGTGATGCTGTCGGCAAGGTCTTCTGGAGCTCAAGCATCTGTAAAGAAAGATGGGCCTCCAAATGCACTACAAGAACGACCTCGTGCCCCAAATGGAACAAGCCTCAAACAAACTGGCATTTCTAACAACAACAGCAGTGCACCTGCTGCCAA GGCACAGGTTGTTGGTTGGCCACCAATAAGATCATTTAGGACTAAAACACTGGCCACTTCTTCAAAGAACAATGATGAAGTTGATGGAAAACCAGGTCCCGGTGCTCTTTTTATCAAGGTCAGTATGGATGGGGCTCCTTATCTGAGGAAGGTGGATTTGAGAACTTATTCAACTTATCGGGAACTATCTTCTGCTCTTGAGAAGATGTTCAGCTGTTTTACCCTTG GTCAATGTGGGTCTCATGGTTCTCCTGGGAAGGAAATCTTGAGTGAGAGCAAGTTGAAGGATCTTTTGCATGGATCAGAATATGTGCTTACATACGAAGATAAAGATGGGGACTGGATGCTTGTTGGAGATGTACCATGGGA
- the LOC18611393 gene encoding auxin-responsive protein IAA9 isoform X1, with amino-acid sequence MSQPLLGVEEEGQSNVSSPSDDCISQNGLGLKERNYLGLSDCSSVDSSGVSSLTEDNKNNLNLKATELRLGLPGSQSPEREPELCLLNSGKLDEKPLFPLLPSKDGICSSSQKTVVSGNKRGFSDTMDGFSEVKGSVYTEKIWMFPGAGSDSESPQTVGHGKYPGNPGVNVMLSARSSGAQASVKKDGPPNALQERPRAPNGTSLKQTGISNNNSSAPAAKAQVVGWPPIRSFRTKTLATSSKNNDEVDGKPGPGALFIKVSMDGAPYLRKVDLRTYSTYRELSSALEKMFSCFTLGQCGSHGSPGKEILSESKLKDLLHGSEYVLTYEDKDGDWMLVGDVPWEMFIETCKRLKIMKSSDAIGLAPRAMEKSKNSN; translated from the exons ATGTCTCAACCGCTGCTGGGCGTGGAGGAGGAAGGGCAGAGTAATGTTTCTTCTCCCTCTGATGACTGTATCTCCCAGAATGGCTTGGGATTAAAGGAGCGTAATTATCTTGGACTATCAGATTGTTCCTCAGTTGACAGCTCTGGTGTCTCGAGCTTGACAGAGGATAACAAGAACAATCTGAATTTGAAGGCTACAGAGCTGAGGCTTGGTCTTCCTGGATCCCAGTCCCCTGAGAGAGAACCAGAGCTTTGCTTACTGAACTCAGGAAAACTTGATGAGAAACCACTGTTTCCTCTACTTCCTTCTAAAGATGGAATCTGCTCATCATCACAGAAAACTGTTGTTTCTGGAAACAAAAGGGGGTTCTCTGACACCATGGATGGATTCTCAGAGGTGAAAGGCTCTGTGTACACTGAAAAAATTTGGATGTTTCCTGGAGCTGGTTCTGATTCTGAATCTCCACAAACTGTGGGACACGGAAAATATCCTGGTAATCCAGGGGTCAATGTGATGCTGTCGGCAAGGTCTTCTGGAGCTCAAGCATCTGTAAAGAAAGATGGGCCTCCAAATGCACTACAAGAACGACCTCGTGCCCCAAATGGAACAAGCCTCAAACAAACTGGCATTTCTAACAACAACAGCAGTGCACCTGCTGCCAA GGCACAGGTTGTTGGTTGGCCACCAATAAGATCATTTAGGACTAAAACACTGGCCACTTCTTCAAAGAACAATGATGAAGTTGATGGAAAACCAGGTCCCGGTGCTCTTTTTATCAAGGTCAGTATGGATGGGGCTCCTTATCTGAGGAAGGTGGATTTGAGAACTTATTCAACTTATCGGGAACTATCTTCTGCTCTTGAGAAGATGTTCAGCTGTTTTACCCTTG GTCAATGTGGGTCTCATGGTTCTCCTGGGAAGGAAATCTTGAGTGAGAGCAAGTTGAAGGATCTTTTGCATGGATCAGAATATGTGCTTACATACGAAGATAAAGATGGGGACTGGATGCTTGTTGGAGATGTACCATGGGA